In one Colletotrichum destructivum chromosome 2, complete sequence genomic region, the following are encoded:
- a CDS encoding Putative peptidase S26B, peptidase S24/S26A/S26B/S26C, lexA/Signal peptidase-like superfamily encodes MLSSLGNPRQAASQLLNFALILSTAFMMWKGLSVVSDSPSPIVVVLSGSMEPAFQRGDLLFLWNRNLVQETEVGEIVVYEVKGKNIPIVHRVVRKFGVGPKAKLLTKGDNNQGSDEELYAKGQDFLVRSDIIGSVVAYIPFVGYVTILLSEYPWLKTAMLGIMGLVVVLQRE; translated from the exons ATGCTGTCAAGTCTTGGTAACCCGCGCCAGGCGGCGTCGCAGCTGCTCAACTTTGCACTCATTCTCTCCACGGCGTTCATG ATGTGGAAGGGCCTCTCTGTTGTTTCCGACTCTCCCAGCCCGATCGTTGTCGTTCTCAGTGGCTCAATGGAGCCTGCATTTCAAAGAGGAgacctccttttcctttgGAACCGCAACCTCGTCCAAGAAACCGAAGTCGGCGAGATTGTCGTCTATGAAGTCAAGGGGAAAAATATACCTATCGTCCACAGGGTGGTCCGGAAGTTCGGCGTAGG CCCCAAGGCAAAACTCTTGACTAAAGGCGACAACAATCAAGGAAGCGACGAGGAG TTGTACGCAAAAGGCCAGGACTTCCTTGTGCGGAGTGACATTATTGGCAGCGTCGTCGCATACATTCCTTTCGTCGGCTACGTAACGATTCTTCTCTCCGAATACCCCTGGCTGAAGACGGCAATGTTGGGTATTATGGGCTTGGTTGTAGTGCTGCAGAGGGAGTAG